TAGCCCGCGAACGCGACCCGCAAAACCTCCCGGAAGAAAAACCCGGCTCCGTGGTGAGGCAGGTCGTCGCGGGGGAGCGGGAGGAGGGGGACTGGATCTCCTCCCGCATCCTCGAACTCCGCTCTCGGGGACTGGACTTCGAGGACATCGCCATCCTTCGCCGGAGCCTTCTGGACTCGAAGCCGCTCGTCGAGGCGCTCCGGTCTCACGGCATCCCGGTTGACTTCTCCAACACCCCGGCCCGCACCTCCGCCGGGCGGATGAAGATCCTGCTGGAGGCCGCAGACACCCCCGGAACCGGCTCTCCCGAAAACCTCGACCCGAACCCCGATCAGGCCTCCCGCGCCCTTGTGTCGCCGCTGGTCGGGATGTCTGAGGAGGGGGCGCACGCGCTCCGCACCACCGCCGCCCTGAGCAGCCAGAGCGTCTTCGACATGATCCGGACCGGAGGATTTACCGCCTCCGTGTCCAGAGAAGACCGCGACCTCGCCGCCGCGACCGTCGCCGCCGTTGACGCCGCTCGAAAGCAGCCGGATTTCCTTAAGAAGCTCGACTCTCTGTGGAAGAACCTTCCCGGAACGAGGCTGCTGTTCGCCCGCCACCGGGAGGACGCCCACGCGGCGCGCGCTCTTTCGGACGCGGGGGCTTTCCTTCGGGCGGCGAGGGCCTACGCCGGGGCGAGCCGGGAGCCGTCCGTCGCCGGGTTTGTGGGGGCCGGGACTATGATCCACGAAGACACGGATACCTGGTCGCCGGTCTCGCCCCCGGTCGAGGGGGCCGTTCGCCTGATGACCGTCCACGCCTCCAAAGGACTTGAGTTCGAGGCGGTATTCGTGAGCGGCCTCTCGGATGAGCGATTCCCCGTCAGGAGCCGGGGCGTCCGCTTCGTGGACCCGGGTCTGCTCGCCGGAGACGGGCCGACGAGCGCCGCCGACCTCGCCGTTTCACACACCCGCGAGGAACGCCGCCTTTTCTACGTCGCCCTTACCCGCGCGAAAACATACCTCTACCTCACCGGGGTCGAGGAGGCCTCCGGGGACGGGATAAAGGCCTCGCTGTTTCTCTCCGAGCTTGAAACCCGCCTCGCCGAACTGGAATCGAAAGAGCGTACCCGGCGTTTCTGGGCCTCGCGGGACGAGGCCGTCGAGGAGCTTCGTCGCGCGGTCTGCGACGCCTCACTCCCGAAAGAGGAACGCTTCGCCGCAGGCCGCGCCCTCTCGGAGATGGACGAGCGTCCCGACGATAAGGCTTCCCCCTGGTGGCGGTACGCCGCGAAGACGCTCGGCAACGGTCCACCACCACACAGCGGAGACCTCCGGGAGCGTGAGGTCGTTGCGCTCGTCGAGTGTCCTAGGCGGGCGCTTATGCGGCGCCTGAGCAACGCCGTCGGCAGGTCGGAGGCGGACCCCGGCGGGGCCTTCTACGGCAAAGGGGCGTTCGGGCGGGTCTTTCTCGCCGGGTTCGAGGAGTTCCTCTCGGGCAGGCACGACACGCTCGCGGAGGCGATCGGGCGGCAGGTGGAGAAGGGGGAGTTCGGCGGCCCGGCCTTCAGCGAACACTGGCGGCGCGAGGTCGAACGGGTCTGTCCGGGCTGCGAGGCGTGGGCCGGGGAGGTGAGATCCCAACTGACCGAGACGGGCGGCGACTGGACGCTCACGTTCGGCAAGAGAAAGGTGACGGGCAGGCACGGCCCGGTACTGGAGCGGGCCGGCAGGCGTGTACACCTCAAGGTTTCTACCGGCGGGACGCAGTCCCAGAAGCTCGTCGAGCGTGACCCGAGCCTCTCCCTGAAGACGCTCGGGGCCGGAGCGGAGGCGGCAGAGGCACGGTACGTGCAGGAGATCCAGAAAACCAGCCGACAGCCCGCGAAGCGGACGCTTGGCGGCTCCGAGGGCTGGCGCGAAGATTTCGAAGGGGAGGTGCGGGCGTTGCTGGAAGGGCTTCTCGTCGGAGAACACCCCCCGACCCCGAAGGACGAGGCGATCTGCGAGCGGTGCGAGTTCAAGCCCGTGTGTCCGGCGCACCGGGAGGCGGAGCCGTGGTGAGTCAGGGAGCGGCGTATCATCCCGCCCGAAGAACGGTCCTCGGGCGGGAGGCGAACGGTTCCGAGCCGGGGCTGGTGCGGGGCAACCCCGAACGTCGGATTTCGACCCGTGACCAGGTGGGGCTTTGCCGATGAGGTCCGGCGCTCGGATGTTGACCGAAGAGCAGCGGAGCGTGGTGCGTCTCGAGTCCGGCCCGGCCCGGGTGCTCGCCGGGGCCGGAAGCGGAAAGACGCACACGATGACGGAGTTCGTGGCGCGAAAGGTCCGGGACCACTCGGACGGCGATGGCGGGGTCGCGCCGGAGCGCATCCTTGCCATCACGTTCACGGTAAAGGCCGCCGACGAGATGCGCGAGCGGCTCCTCGCCCGCATCGGGGAGCCTTCCCTGAAGCTGACCGTCTCCAACTTCCACAGCCTGGCCTTCAACCTAGCCCGGGAGAACGCCGTTGCGCTCGGCATCCCGGCGGACGCTCCGGTGCTGCGACAGGCGCGGGCGTGGCTGATGGTGCTGGAGGACCTTGCCTCGGAGGATCTCTCGCTCAGAAGGCTCGACCTGTCAAACCCGGCGGGCGTGGCCGAGAACACGCTGAAGCTTCTCGGTGAGGCCCGCAACGAACTGGTCGGCCTGGACGCCATCCGCGAAAAAACGCAGCGCGACCTCGAAGCCCCCCGGACAACGGACGAGATGCGGCGGGTCTTCGAGGCGAGGCTCGACCTCGTGAAGCTCGCCGGGCGCTTTGAGGAGAAACGGGTGAAGCTCGGGCTGCTTCAGTATCAGGACATGGTCGAGATAGCCGTGCGGGTTCTAGAGGACGGCGGGCTGGGGCAGGCTTACCGGGGACGGTACGACCTTGTCGTGGTGGACGAGTTTCAGGACACCAACCCGGCTCAGATGCGGCTCGTGGAGCTGCTCGCCGACGGGGACGCCTCCAAAGTCGTCGTGATCGGGGACGACCTCCAGAGCATCTTCAACTTCCAGGGCGCGGCCATCCGAAACATCCAGAACTTCGAGAACTGGGCGAGGCCGAGAACGGACGGAGGCGCCGACGGAGAGCCGAAGCGCGTGAACTACTCGCTTACAAAGAACTTCCGCTCGGCGCGGCGCATCCTGACCCTGGCCAACCACATCGCAGAGAAGGTCCACCCGCCCGGAAGCCCCGACGCGCCGAAGATCCTCGCCCCCCGCGACGACGCGCCGGAGGGTGAGATCTTCGCTTTCGCCGGAGCCACCGATATAGATGAGGCCGGGGAGATGGCGCGGCGGATAGAATCCCTTGTCGGGGAGGCGGGCGACTACTCGACCTGCGCCGTTCTTCTGAGGAAATGGTCGCAGGCCGCCCCCGTGGTTGCGTCGCTCACGGAGGCGGGAATCCCGTGCGAGGTGGTGCGCGGCGGCGACCTGCTCGCGCGAAACGAGATCCGCCACCTCACGGATCACCTCCGTCTCGTTCAGGAGCCGGGCTACGTCGGGGCCTCGCTTGTCCGCACGCTTCTGCGCCCGCCGTACCTTTTCTCCGACGGGGATCTCCGGTGCGTCTTTGAGTACCCCGACGGGCCGTGGAGGGCGATGCTCGAGACCGACTCCATCGGGGGTATCTCGGACGGAGCGAGGGAGAGGCTCCGGCGGCTGAGGGCCACGCTCTCCGAGCTGGAAGGTGAGCGTTCGGCCTCAGAGACGCTCGCGGAGTTTGTCGAGCGGGCCGTCGAGGTGGCGGGGCTTGGGCGGGAGGTGCGCTCCTCGCCGGACAAAGAGGCGCGCCTGGCGGAGCATCACCTCGCGGCCTTTCGGGAGATAGCGTCGGAGTTCGGGGCCGTCGAGCGGCTCGGGGAGTTTCTGCGCTACCTCAAGTTCTCGGAGAACTCTCGCACCCCGGAGAGCGCGGAGCCGCCGGAGGTCTCGGGCGACGCCGTCGTCCTGACGACCATCCACCGGGCGAAGGGGCTTGAGTTCGACCACGTCTTTATCCCCGGCCTCTCCGCATCCCACTTCCCGAACGACAACGGTCGGCGCATAGAATCCCCCCTGAAGGTCGCACACCGCGTCCCGCCGTCCCTCAAGCCAGATCCCGACCCGCAGGCGAGCGCGGCCTACGAAGCCTTCAACGAGGTTGCCCTCAAGGAAGCGCTCAAGCGCGAGGCCGACGAGGAGGAGGGCCGACTCTTCTACGTCGCCGCGACCCGCGCCCGCGAAACCCTCACCCTCAGCCGGGCCTGCTACTACTCGGACAACAGAAGGCCGAAGAAGCCGGGGCTTTTCTGGGAGATGACGCAGGACGCGCCCGCCTCGTGCGCCGTCCCGGCCCCCGAGGAGCCGGACGTTCCGCCCGAGAACCCGAACCTCCCCGTCTTCGGCGTCGTGGAGCGGCCCGAGCCGGACGGGTTCCCGCTGCTCGCCACAAAGGGGACGAAATCCGAAGAGGCGGGGATCGCCTCCGAACTCGGCGTAACGGGCTACGAGGACGCGCTGACCGGCTTCCGGATGGACGTGGAGAGTATCCCGGAGGTTGAGCGACCGGAGTACATCCTGCCGACCCCGGAGGTACATTCACCGTCGTCGCTGATGGAGTTCGAGTCGTGTCCGAGGCGGTACTACTACCGCAATGTGTTCCCTGTTGTAGACATCACGCCCGAGGGCGAAGAGGGTCGCGACTACGGGGCGGTGTGGCACAAGTGGATCGAAGACGGCATGAAGGGCGACCAGCCCCCGCCCCCGACCGAACCCGATGAGAAACCGAGCGGGAACCCGGAGTTCCGCACGCCGACCGTACCACTCAAGCAGACGGAATACGGCATAAAAGCCTCCACGTATCCGCTGCACGAGAACGATGTGCCGCCGGAGACGGGTCCGAAGAAGATGGTCGAAGTCCCGTTCGCCATCGAGGTCGGGGGGCAGGAGATCCGGGGCAGGA
This sequence is a window from Rubrobacter indicoceani. Protein-coding genes within it:
- a CDS encoding ATP-dependent DNA helicase, with amino-acid sequence MSGSKAVRLNADQRRAVEHPAGPLLVLAGPGTGKTSVIVSRIAHLIEERNVEPKRILALTFSRRAADGMQKRLDGNSAANVEVRTFHSFALRLVRQHHGRLGLDLPPEILPTATRWAMMNDLLGAEDPADWNLTPEAFSRSATVREVYDLMLRARENSCGPARLKELGREHGRPHLVRAGHLLEAYTRRLEENSVVDYEQVVQQAITLLSGGYENLRGRYRHVLVDEFQDTNRSQLDLLKFLVPGDRPNVFCVGDDAQSIYGFRGARAENVGEFEQHFPGAKVVQLQTNYRSAQPVVTLAGAALAVDEIARERDPQNLPEEKPGSVVRQVVAGEREEGDWISSRILELRSRGLDFEDIAILRRSLLDSKPLVEALRSHGIPVDFSNTPARTSAGRMKILLEAADTPGTGSPENLDPNPDQASRALVSPLVGMSEEGAHALRTTAALSSQSVFDMIRTGGFTASVSREDRDLAAATVAAVDAARKQPDFLKKLDSLWKNLPGTRLLFARHREDAHAARALSDAGAFLRAARAYAGASREPSVAGFVGAGTMIHEDTDTWSPVSPPVEGAVRLMTVHASKGLEFEAVFVSGLSDERFPVRSRGVRFVDPGLLAGDGPTSAADLAVSHTREERRLFYVALTRAKTYLYLTGVEEASGDGIKASLFLSELETRLAELESKERTRRFWASRDEAVEELRRAVCDASLPKEERFAAGRALSEMDERPDDKASPWWRYAAKTLGNGPPPHSGDLREREVVALVECPRRALMRRLSNAVGRSEADPGGAFYGKGAFGRVFLAGFEEFLSGRHDTLAEAIGRQVEKGEFGGPAFSEHWRREVERVCPGCEAWAGEVRSQLTETGGDWTLTFGKRKVTGRHGPVLERAGRRVHLKVSTGGTQSQKLVERDPSLSLKTLGAGAEAAEARYVQEIQKTSRQPAKRTLGGSEGWREDFEGEVRALLEGLLVGEHPPTPKDEAICERCEFKPVCPAHREAEPW
- a CDS encoding ATP-dependent helicase, yielding MRSGARMLTEEQRSVVRLESGPARVLAGAGSGKTHTMTEFVARKVRDHSDGDGGVAPERILAITFTVKAADEMRERLLARIGEPSLKLTVSNFHSLAFNLARENAVALGIPADAPVLRQARAWLMVLEDLASEDLSLRRLDLSNPAGVAENTLKLLGEARNELVGLDAIREKTQRDLEAPRTTDEMRRVFEARLDLVKLAGRFEEKRVKLGLLQYQDMVEIAVRVLEDGGLGQAYRGRYDLVVVDEFQDTNPAQMRLVELLADGDASKVVVIGDDLQSIFNFQGAAIRNIQNFENWARPRTDGGADGEPKRVNYSLTKNFRSARRILTLANHIAEKVHPPGSPDAPKILAPRDDAPEGEIFAFAGATDIDEAGEMARRIESLVGEAGDYSTCAVLLRKWSQAAPVVASLTEAGIPCEVVRGGDLLARNEIRHLTDHLRLVQEPGYVGASLVRTLLRPPYLFSDGDLRCVFEYPDGPWRAMLETDSIGGISDGARERLRRLRATLSELEGERSASETLAEFVERAVEVAGLGREVRSSPDKEARLAEHHLAAFREIASEFGAVERLGEFLRYLKFSENSRTPESAEPPEVSGDAVVLTTIHRAKGLEFDHVFIPGLSASHFPNDNGRRIESPLKVAHRVPPSLKPDPDPQASAAYEAFNEVALKEALKREADEEEGRLFYVAATRARETLTLSRACYYSDNRRPKKPGLFWEMTQDAPASCAVPAPEEPDVPPENPNLPVFGVVERPEPDGFPLLATKGTKSEEAGIASELGVTGYEDALTGFRMDVESIPEVERPEYILPTPEVHSPSSLMEFESCPRRYYYRNVFPVVDITPEGEEGRDYGAVWHKWIEDGMKGDQPPPPTEPDEKPSGNPEFRTPTVPLKQTEYGIKASTYPLHENDVPPETGPKKMVEVPFAIEVGGQEIRGRIDAVFVDEDGTCHIVDWKSGRPKDLYRNRLQLPIYGVVANRLWNIKPENIRLAYVFASGEKIEVPFGADAIEATEQKINRNLTEIKSGGFPPKPSRYACRYCPVFGVGIEGCPKDKEELKGKEAPA